The genomic stretch AGCTGACAGGGTAGAAAAGACAGTGAAGGGAACCTTGAGTTGGTGACTTATGCTTTGGATTTTATTTTAATAGGTACTAAGATTACAGCGGTGCAATTATGGCAGTACAAGGGGGGCGTTCCTAGGGAGGATAACGCCCATTTCCTCACTGCCCATATTCAATATTCTAGTCAGTCGAAGATTTCAGCTGACCACTGTGGGGACTACAGGGTGCACTGGACTGTGAGAATGgtactgtgacatatgtcacagcaccactgACCACTGACAAAACGGCACCTATGTATATTAATCAAACCCTCTCTCAGTTTATGGGTACTTTATCCCTCCCAACTCTACAGTATTAAGACCTAAAAACATTTTCACGTTGAGCCTggatttaaagagaaaaaaagagtcaATGCCTCTGGATCAGGGACTGTGCTTCCATAGCTGTTTCTACCCCTGACGTGGAAGGAAATGAGGTAAAATCTCCCTCAGATGGGCCACAGACATAACCAAAAGATGTTCTAATCTTTTTCCATTCAGtcaaaaactaaaaataaatgttttggcAGAAATTGAGGTCCGATCAAGCCAAAAATAATCAGAATGACTGTAATTAAATGTACCTGTATAAGCCGAACGGGATTCTGCATCGCGTCTTCTCCACCAAAAAGATATATTCTTTGGTCTTTGGCAGCCACTGCTGGGTGAAGGACAGGAGTTGGCATGTTGGCCATGGATTCCCATGTGTTGTAAATGCTGTCAAATCTTTCTACAGAGCTGAGTATTTGCTGTTTTTCACCAGTTCCTCCAAttgcaaaaatataatttttgtacCCGATGCTTCGGTGAGAATATCTTGGAACAAGCATAGATTCCCCTTTCCTCCATTGGTTTAACTTAAGAGACAGGATATAAACACTTGAAGTAACTGTATTGCCCTTCCTGTCGATAGATAGGCCTCCAAGAACATAAACGTTACCATGCAAGCCAACTGCAGAGGCCTTGTAGAGGCGCAATGGGAGTTTGGCAAGACTAAGCCACTGGTTAGACTTTGCATTGAACAGTAAAACATCTCTTGTGGTCTGCTGGCTGTCTTTCCGTCCTCCTACATTGACAAGGAATTCTTGATGGGAAAATCGCCGTGGGACATGAGTCATGGGCTTAATATCAGGAGAAATGTTTAGGTCCAGGGAAAAGATGAGTCTGCAGGCAGTTTCCAGCATATTCCGGCAAGTCATGGAGGACTGAATAAGGGGGTCACTGGCAATAAAGTGGAAGAGAAATGTTGGATGAACATATTCAAGTCTGACTTTTTGAAACAGTTGCTGTAGATAGCCCTTACGCCCTTGGACATCATGCTTGACCCAAGCCATTAAGGCCTCAAACACTTGTTCCTCTTCCCCAAATAGGTCATCATCTCCGAGGTAGTCCAGCAATTCCAAAGCAGAAAGCTCCTTGAGGTCTTCCGAAAGGGACACTTCTTTGAAAGACTGCAAAGCCATTTTCTTAGCCTTTTCTTTAAGAGTCTTGCAGCTAAAAAAGTCAGACAGACAAATCATGCGTAAGCAGTTTTGAGGAGTCATTTGGTCCTGGAGGAATTCTGAGCAAGTAGCCAAAAGTTTATCGTACTGAAGCAATGAAGCAGCGTGGATGAGATGGAATACGTTTTCAACCGTGATGAGGATGTCTCCCGTGTAAACATAGACAACGATCCTGCGACATGTCTCTGTGTCAATGCCCCGTAAAGTGACTCTTTCCTGGAAGCTCTCTCTAAAATTGTGGCAGAACATGGCCTTGAAGTACGGACTACTAGAGGCCAGGACATTGCGGTGACAGGGAAATTCACCGTCTTCTGTGCAGATGATGACATCTGTTAGTAGCCCAGCTTCTCTCAGACGATTCAGCTCTCTCAGTAAGTCACTTGAAAGGTCCTTATCATGGAAGAGAAGGTTGTCACCTTCCATACTGAAACGTCCGGAATATATTTCAACTTTAATGAATGTTGACTATCGAGGATAATGAATGGAATGCACCAAAAGCCATGGTGGGCCCAAAGCTTCAGTTTCTTCTATCAGCCTAGCAGGAAACATAAAATGTACACCTTCACATTCATTTTTTACAGACATGTCATAGTTTAAATAACACAAAAAGAACTAAAAACGATTtgtattttttcctcttttacAATAAATTATCATCATCAGAGCAGCTGGGCTATCTGGGCAGAAACATAAATTGGAAAATTTATTTCCACTTTAAAAGAAGCTCAGCTAACTAACAATAAAACATTACAATGTCTACAAAATTAGCCCATGTAAACTTTCATCAGCGGTAACTTTCACAGGGTTTGCTGAATGATAAGCTCCTCCTCTTTGCTTGGCTTTATGAGTGCAGTTAAACTTTTAAAAGGCAGTTTCAGAAGCTGTGTTTATTCTCAGCACTGGAGCTGTGTCTGTTACCCTTCCACCTTTCCTGGTGACTCTCTTCATACGTCAGCCAGATAAACGTTAGATTTCACGTTTcattacttaaaggacacctgaagcaagaggtgtattggaggctgccatatttatttacttttaaacagtcctgctgatctctttggctgcaacagtgtccagggccggtttaagcaacaatggggccccaggcagggccgggccgaggcataggctggagaggcttcagcctcagggcgcagtgttggagggggcgcacaattcattcagttgtcattcctaattgtgtatgaagcagaaagaaataagaaaaggggatacatagcagtgactgcaagccagataactagatattaaggtgttggggaggttgtgggccctgtggccctcttagtctaatagcaatcattgtgtgacggctggggtgggagggatggaggggcgcactttggtgtctcagccttgggtgctggaggaccttgtcccgactctggccccagggcaaaataaacctagggccccccccccccccaacagataccccggaacaaaaatcggcattaaaggaccttttttgcagctggcatagtcagggtgtgaagccccaatcggtcagagctccacattgtggctaccccagcctgcatggggaacaaggggttaaaaagtttcaggaggggcgcccccacataattaaaaaaaaaaattcccacactctaaacttaaaaaaaaaaaattgggaaaataggaaaaaatgccagggatacagccatattgcggctgtatagcgatccgtggccaaagcgctgcggctgcgtatggaccccctggaaaccccgtcaggaaatttattgctctttcttttgatgaatgtaaaattacactaccgttaggtttgctactaaaagtgacatttaccgcacttaaaagtatacttttttccttcaaaactttaaaatcgattttctcaaaaactataaggtctttttgaaaaattgtttttttcctcttattcccaatgatctccttaacatatcctgcaaattaatttagggtttctagcatttaaggtggatttgctattaaccattaacaggcccggccctagactttttgccgcctgagacaATTTTCAGtgaaatcgccgccgccccccccccccaagccgttgttgtggggggccgcccgagctggaggggatagcgggcaggaagggggtattgggcctagcggcggggaggggggtcggaccccccctccctcgccttagtcccctgtcctccgctcccctccagctttaaaaaggtccgtgctgtggctgcagctattcatAAGAGGCAACGGACGGGCcccggacgggggacccaggcgagggagggggggggtccgacccccctccccgccactaggcccaatacccccttcctgcccgctatcccctccagctcgggcggccccccacacacatggacgggcgggtgcagcccccccagaagtgccgcctgaggcaaaagtttcaccccgcctcatgggcgggccggccctgaccattaaagtcggtgggtttttaaatgtgtattttttttcctttgaaactttaaaatcgatttttctcaaaaactataaggttgatTTGAATttgttttccctcttgtagccactgggggcccctacaagctctggggccctggggcaattgccccctttgcctctatggtagcgccggccctggcagtgtctgaatcccacacctgaaacaagcatgcagataatccagacaggcttcagtcagagcacctgatctgctgcatgcttgttcagggtttatagctaaaagttttagacgcagaggatcagaagaacaaccaggcaatttacattgattaaaaaggaaataaatatggcagcctccatataccttacactttaggttccctttaagggaggaaagcttgcataatttcccCTCAATTTGTGCTGTCTGCTGGTATTGAACTCAGTCCTTTGGGGGACACTGTGCTCTACCGAcgtgttgctaggcaacagccaaGTAACAAGGTATGTGTCTATGAAAAAGGAGGAAGTATGATAGCAACAGAAAAGATGGAGAGGCTTCCACAGGCAGGCTAAGGAAGGGGACAATGGACTCGGCTGTTAATTGTCACTTAACGATCCAGCATGCCAAATCATATATCGGCAATGGTCAGACCTCGAGGACAGTGGCTTAAGGATCACCACCATAGCAGCCTTAGTGGCTGTTCTGGGGCCCGTAGCCAAGCGTGTCCTATTGTTAGTAGCTGGCACTGATAAATAGATCTCTGATGGACCTCATCATGGAGATCTGCAATAGACTACCGATGTGAATAGTAGCACAAGCAGAGCGGAGGAGAGAAGTgactcacctctccaggctccACCAATGATCTACTTTCTCCCAGGTACCCCCATCTCCATGACTACAGTGCCATCTCTCTTCATGTAACCTGGGAGCGGAGTATGTGAGGATATGGTGCCCTCTTTGGCTACTCATACTGAGGGGCTACATAATTCTGGGGTTTtcctctggctacatacactggaagGGGGAccactgactatctatactgagagctacctaatgctgaggggtacctctggctacctgggactacctaatactggggaatgTACttatgactagggatggtcagaaatttgCATGAAATGCAGATTTCCGAGTTTCAGAAATGGGTTTACAGCGGCAGAAATTGATATGCGGAAATTGGCATGCAGGAATCGGAATTCCGGAGAAATATTGTGTTACCGCAAATTTTAGCccaactcggaagcattgcaccaatccgagaatgcagaatttgtCAGCAGAAATCGGATTACCACACAAATTTTAcagcaatcagagaatgctgaatTTTTCCATGTCACAGGAGTCAAGGCTCCGCCCTGCCTCTGGATAGCATCTGGTCACCTGAGGAACCTCCGGTCACATGACACTTTAATGATGGCTTTGTGGTGTTACCGCTGATACTTTCTATATTTGAAACAAAAAAGTGTCTCTCCAGGTGAGGTGATGCCGTCTTTTCCAGTGACCAATAAAGTGTCTTGGCATTGACACTGGCTGTACACCTCCTGCTTCAAACATTTCACTAGGCCGGAGCCCAAACCAAAGTTTTCCTCATGTGCAGGTTGCTCTTACATATGTTGCATAGGAAAatatagccagagagccctccccATACGAATagctagccagagagcccccagtgtagttagccaaaGAGGCACCACCAGTATAGTTAaccagagacccccccccccccccccagtacaggttgccAGAGAGCcctgcagtatagctagccagagaacccccccgtatagctagccagagagccttgcagtatatgtagccagagagccccccagtataactagccagagagccccccagtataggtagccagagagccccccagtataggtagccagagagccccccagtataggtagccagagagccccccagtatagctagccagagagccttgcagtatatgtagccagagagccccccagtatagctagccagagagccccccagtataggtagccaaagaaccccccagtatagctagccagagagccttgcagtatatatagccagagagccccccagtatagctagccagagagccttgcagtatatgtagccagagagccccccagtatagctagccagagagccttgcagtatatgtagccagagagccccccagtataggtagccaaagaaccccccagtatagctagccagagagccttgcagtatatgtagccagagagacccccagtataactagccagagagccccacagtataggtagccagagagccccccagtatagctagccagagagccccccagtatagctatcgagatagccccccagtataggtagtcaaagaaccccccagtatagccagccagaGAGCcttgcagtatatgtagccagagagcccccccccccccccctcagcatagGTACCTTCCCCCATTATACCCCTTTTTCCCCGCAAGTCTACACCAAACCCCCTCAGCTCTAGAaagaacagtatacagtacatgACTGTTGTGTGATTGTGGTGCCTATCGCTTTAGCACCAAGGTAGTATCAGCATGACTATGTTTGATGGCCCAAATAAATTGAGCATCCACAGCCAGCAAAGTAAAATTccacatttttaaataaaatagctATGACTAATATCAATGCTGCGCAAGTTGTGTCCCAATGTAATTTAATAACAAATTATTTTTCTACAGTATGGGTTGAATACATTTCCTTCAGTTTGGTTGAATAGCAGTTCTTCTGAATTGGTCCCAATATTAAGGTTCTTTCAAGAGCCAAATTCAAAAGATAGTTGGGGGGGAATTATTGTTTGTGTTCTGGTCAACATGTGTAATTAACATAGGGTCAAGCCTGATACACACATTACATTTCTATTGGCCAATCATTATCCAATTGTACCacttccatgtggtatgagagttatctacacaatctgttcatagtatttaaaatcgtctggccttcatactacatggagggggaaaattgtcagtgattggccaataaatattgaaggtgtgtatgcaccctaagaagGAGGATCTTTAAGTCTGTTGGGAGAGGCAAGAAGCATGTGTAGGGAGCGCACGTTAAGTTCATTACAAGGTATGTAATTTACATAATTCATGTGCAGCAACTATCTTACCTGTTTACAAAGTACATGTTGCATATAAATAATGTGAGGTAGGCAAGTTGCGTAAAGCGCCGGTAAACTTCCACACATTACATTTAGGCTGCTTccccacagggacgttacaggcgcacgttagtgcagcctgtaacgctcccccaacgcacagcaatgtaacacaagtgggctgttcacactgcccacgttgcgttacatgttctgccaaaagtgcagcatgctacggcgttagagcggctatagccgcgttagactgtttgcacatgctcagtggggggcggagaggaggcggggagatgccgctacagtagccgcgcacatggctacttaatatgcactgcactggcggccgctgattggccggtgggaccacgtgatgcggagtgtctcgctccgcatcacgtggtcccgccggccaatcagcgccactctgggagaccttatgcggatagagccgcctaacgcggctcactctaacgtcctctcccgcaccaccatgcgttgcgttaggggcactttatgcgaccataacgtcctcttaaacgcaacgtcttagtgtgtaagtagcctaaaggcaGGGTTCAAACGTATTAAAATTCACTCGCGTTTTGTAAATGTGAGAAAATGCATCTGCCTCACAtctaataaaagtcaatggagaACTGCACATCTGATAAAATGTGTTCGTGTTTTCGCATGCGTGAAAAAAACGTGCTTCTTGCAACATAAAATCGCCCATGACATGCagatttccattgactttcattacctgCGGTGAAAAGATTTTTTTGCATACAAACGTGAGAAAATGCACTAATTTCCTTGGAGCTGTTAATCATGTAATCTATTTCTAACTTTCACCTGAGCTGGACAGCTGGTTACAAAGAATGTTAAAAACTTTTGCATccggtaacatttaaaatacccaaAGTTTTGAAAAAATGTAAATAGCAAATGTTAttcttatttaaagtggacctgaactcttgcacaggacagaaggaaagcagagagaaatgcaccctgtatgtatttagagagtttagcctctaaTTCTCCTTCATATGTGACtaaccacaagttgtaatttgatctctcagctgtgtaagctgactgccatggcagagcagctaattggtaaacacaggatgttaactttttgtctgcttccatgaaagcaggaagtagccacactgcagatttattgcagggtttgtattagctgttacaaagaaatgtttttctttaaaggttagtatgctgttgcttagcttttagagcagagaggaagttctgagttcaggtccgctttactgcCTTTGATAAAGTGTAGTTATAGTTTGCACGGTGCTTTAACAGGTCACACAGAGGCACACTGAGCAAGACCCAGGCCAAATTCAGACGCACAAAACATCCTTTACAGCAAGGAGatgtgatttgcatctgaattgaatgcgaagtgtgcagaaaatctatttaggtgctacacactgagctggtggtcatttcagatgcagccttagtggtatgcgctggcgttctccttgctgttctaccaaatggaagttacacatttttttgcttagctgctcccgaggttttaaatttaggttaggtcagttgcccggaggtctgcctcaccgtggcgcaagtgtctagtataatatactttgcatgcaaaccatattggaagctaaagtacctcctagtttaataaatgttagcacttgtcttggatgcagggcatgcatttttcagtctggcagaggcggtgtatgcctgtgcgattaaccattcaattgcagcatgtgtttagggatgtgcagcctttcccctccacctttcctttactttgaAAACTTCCTTTACCTTGATAAATGTCTCCCCTTCTGGCCTCAGCGACTCCTGGGCTGATGTTGCACAGACGCCATGTTAAATCTCAAACGTTTGTCTTCCAGATCCGTCTTTCTCCCTCTTTAGTTTtgtttactgtgagttgggctcgtACTCTTTCTCTGCTGCGGCCTGACAGCGGAGCTGATACTAATATTAGCCATGTGCCGGTGTTATTCTCAGAGTTGTCACATGTGACCGGCCTTTTTGGCAGGGAGGCCAGGTGAAAGCTGTGGGCCTTGTTTTTCCAGCAAGTGTTTATAGAGAGTGAAATGGGGACTTGGCCGTTCTGCTCAGGCTGCTTGTCCTACGTTGACTGGAACAGGAGGGACCGGTAAACACCGGCCTGTGTTTATATGGAACACGAGGAATAAAGCTTTCACAAGACCCCGTTCTAGTAACCCGGATTGTTTTGAAGACCGCTTTTAAGAAGTGACCTTTTAGCTGAACATTACTCTTCTGCCAAAGTCTAATTTCTCCATTGATCTGTTCCTAAccccccatagcaagtgtggccacaacaacctctgctctGTAAAGGGGTAtcagagagagaggggaaaatAGGGTCACTGTTCAAAAGTTTGTATAAAAGTAGAAGTTGTAAAAGATCTCATCTTCCTGGGATGGACACTCTAGGACAATGGTGGCTGCAACCACGAGAATAAGAGACACGTGTTACTTGGGAGGAAAGCTAGGGCAAATTTTGATGAGATACTAAATGATAGAGATGTCATcttaccaacaaagatcaggatagCTAGAGCCAGTAGTAACATATGactgtgaaagttggactataaatatGGCCATGTGTAGAAAAATTGATGCTTTTGAAGTTGCCTGGATGCTTAAACACATAAGGCCAGTGTTTAGTACAAGGGTTGATACTACTATgaaaactcaaatactttggtcacatagggccatatcctattcaaggtgatacttatcaccttgccatcgcgcgaggattaccggcaaatcctattgcccatatccttcgcgcgatggccgatcgttagggagcattactcaggcgaaagcctgagcgatgctcccttttaccgagcgatggggagtgaggtttacgctttggtgctgtccatcagcaccacggcctcactccccacacatgcgcactcgcccgccgaacatcgccgacatcttccgccgcagcatctgggggtctcctttcatAAATATATATCGccgaagcgagttcttttccgcctggggggtctaaagtttaattagattaggcgatgcccccatcgcctaagttaagaactcgccagtgcttagcgctggcgagttcagcaatagaatatggcccataaTGAGAAGACTGAGAAATGtttgatgcttggaaaaaaatGAGGGCAAAAGAACGAAGATGATGGCAGAATTCAAAATagatagacagcatatgtgaagctatgaacatgcctatgcaacagataGAAGAAGCAATTACTGACAGATACAAGTGGTGTGAAAAAAGTACATATGGTCACTTAAAGTCGGAGGTGACTAAATTAACCACTACCCGCCCACTGTTTGAAAATGTCCTGTTGGTCTTAAAGAACCAcaggacattttaaaatgtcctCCCCCACCACCGCTACCATCCCCAAAAGATCACCCCCCCCCGCGCGCCTACCTGTTGAAACCCGCAAaacaattggtgaaagggaaaaagACTTTcctgaaccaatcaaagtgcccTAAGCAAACATCATGGCTTCAGCTTTGTTGTAAGAACACTGTATCTGTCTCACAGAAACAGTGGTtatgaggacatctagtggtaaaaaaaaattacaaaagtaaaaaaatacatgTTACACTACATTATACTAGTATgtgtaacagaggcaccaaagtagtataaaaacatttaaaaacagtttaaaaagaggaggtaatggtggacttacctcatcCAACAAGACACTTAAAATTGTAGGTTTATtgtaaacaacaatttattctCAATACAccaaaagtgcaatgcgtttcgcatgttaaatcccacttcatcaggtaaTAACAATGGAGTAATAGCATATAGGGTCAGTAGAAGAACCAAGCGCCTCTGTTCCAAGTGCTTGGTTCTTTTACTGACCCTATATGCTATTACTCCTTCATTATTACCTGATGAAGCCGGATtaaacctgtgaaacgtgttgcacttttggagtagtGTGAATAAATTGCTGTTTACTATAAACCAACAATTTTTGGTGTCTtgtaggaggaggtaagtccaccactacctcctcttttaaactgtttttaaacgtttttatactACGTTGGCTcctctgttatactgtacatcctagtatattgtctagtccacccttggtggaggggcgtTGCCCcatctttccgatctacagagagcgacttcttaacctgagaggGGTCAggtctatatagtggttgcctttgtggtaaccctggtttgtgagtattacttctTGATGATTACCTATAATCTGGTATCAAGA from Hyperolius riggenbachi isolate aHypRig1 chromosome 5, aHypRig1.pri, whole genome shotgun sequence encodes the following:
- the KLHL38 gene encoding kelch-like protein 38 — its product is MEGDNLLFHDKDLSSDLLRELNRLREAGLLTDVIICTEDGEFPCHRNVLASSSPYFKAMFCHNFRESFQERVTLRGIDTETCRRIVVYVYTGDILITVENVFHLIHAASLLQYDKLLATCSEFLQDQMTPQNCLRMICLSDFFSCKTLKEKAKKMALQSFKEVSLSEDLKELSALELLDYLGDDDLFGEEEQVFEALMAWVKHDVQGRKGYLQQLFQKVRLEYVHPTFLFHFIASDPLIQSSMTCRNMLETACRLIFSLDLNISPDIKPMTHVPRRFSHQEFLVNVGGRKDSQQTTRDVLLFNAKSNQWLSLAKLPLRLYKASAVGLHGNVYVLGGLSIDRKGNTVTSSVYILSLKLNQWRKGESMLVPRYSHRSIGYKNYIFAIGGTGEKQQILSSVERFDSIYNTWESMANMPTPVLHPAVAAKDQRIYLFGGEDAMQNPVRLIQVYHIARNMWFRMETRMVKNVCAPAVVVGDKIIIIGGYTRRVIAYDAVKNTFVKCADMKDRRMHHGATVLQNRVYVTGGRCLTVDNTIEDSDSFDCYDPETDAWSSKGKLPNRLFDHSCLTLQCIPTHIQ